From a region of the Burkholderia lata genome:
- a CDS encoding MFS transporter → MPAATAPASAAARLERLPFSGYHKRIFFIIAIAFFFDSVDLGTMTFVLGSIRKEFGLSTAAAGLVASASFFGMVLGAAVAGLLADRFGRRPVFQWSMVLWGAASYLCSTAQSVDALIVYRVLLGIGMGMEFPVAQTLLSEFVPTEKRGRLIALMDGFWPLGFITAGIVAYFVLPQFGWRTVFALLAIPAVFVLVVRRIVPESPRWLEHAGRHAEADTVMHTIEAKVMRSAGVTTLPAPSRLAEPVVARGRGALREIWSGAYRRRTVMVWLLWFFALLGFYGLTSWLGALLQQAGFEVTKSVFYTVLISLGGVPGFLCAAWLVERWGRKPTCIASLIGGGVMAFAYGQSALYGGSMALLIGTGLAMQFFLFGMWAALYTYTPELYGTGARATGSGFASAIGRVGSLIGPYVVGVVLPVFGQGGVFTLGALSFVAAAVAVWTLGIETKGLALEQLAAGDEAGGGGRYAAAADKVS, encoded by the coding sequence ATGCCCGCCGCCACCGCTCCCGCCTCCGCCGCCGCCCGGCTCGAACGCCTGCCGTTCTCCGGCTATCACAAGCGGATCTTCTTCATCATCGCGATCGCGTTCTTCTTCGACTCGGTCGACCTCGGCACGATGACGTTCGTACTCGGCTCGATCCGCAAGGAGTTCGGCCTGTCGACCGCGGCCGCCGGCCTCGTCGCGAGCGCGAGCTTCTTCGGAATGGTGCTCGGCGCGGCCGTCGCCGGCCTGCTCGCCGACCGCTTCGGCCGCCGGCCCGTGTTCCAGTGGAGCATGGTGCTGTGGGGCGCCGCCTCCTACCTGTGTTCGACCGCGCAGAGCGTCGACGCGCTGATCGTCTACCGCGTGCTGCTCGGGATCGGGATGGGGATGGAATTCCCGGTCGCGCAGACCTTGCTGTCCGAATTCGTGCCGACCGAGAAGCGCGGCCGCCTGATCGCGCTGATGGACGGCTTCTGGCCGCTCGGCTTCATCACGGCCGGTATCGTCGCGTACTTCGTGCTGCCGCAGTTCGGCTGGCGCACCGTGTTCGCGCTGCTCGCGATTCCCGCCGTGTTCGTGCTCGTCGTGCGCCGCATCGTGCCGGAATCGCCGCGCTGGCTCGAGCATGCGGGCCGGCACGCGGAAGCCGACACGGTGATGCACACGATCGAGGCGAAGGTAATGCGCTCGGCCGGCGTCACCACGCTGCCGGCGCCGTCGCGGCTGGCCGAGCCGGTCGTCGCCCGCGGGCGCGGCGCGCTGCGCGAGATCTGGAGCGGCGCGTACCGCCGCCGCACGGTGATGGTGTGGCTGCTGTGGTTCTTCGCGCTGCTCGGCTTCTACGGCCTCACGTCGTGGCTCGGCGCGCTGCTGCAGCAGGCCGGCTTCGAAGTCACGAAATCGGTGTTCTACACGGTGCTGATCTCGCTCGGCGGCGTGCCGGGCTTCCTGTGCGCCGCGTGGCTCGTCGAACGCTGGGGGCGCAAGCCGACCTGCATCGCGTCGCTGATCGGCGGCGGCGTGATGGCGTTCGCCTACGGCCAGAGCGCGCTGTACGGCGGCAGCATGGCGCTGCTGATCGGTACCGGCCTCGCGATGCAGTTCTTCCTGTTCGGGATGTGGGCCGCGCTGTACACGTACACGCCGGAGCTGTACGGCACCGGCGCGCGCGCGACGGGCTCGGGCTTTGCATCGGCAATCGGGCGCGTCGGCTCGCTGATCGGGCCTTACGTGGTCGGCGTCGTGCTGCCCGTGTTCGGCCAGGGCGGCGTGTTCACGCTCGGGGCGTTGTCGTTCGTCGCGGCCGCAGTCGCCGTGTGGACGCTCGGGATCGAGACGAAGGGCCTCGCGCTGGAACAGCTCGCGGCGGGCGATGAAGCGGGTGGCGGTGGCCGTTACGCGGCTGCGGCGGACAAGGTGTCCTGA
- a CDS encoding ABC transporter permease, translating into MNLHGIRAIYRAEMARTRRTLMQSIIAPVISTSLYFVVFGSAIGSRISDVNGIGYGSFIVPGLVMLSLLSQSISNASFGIYFPRFTGTIYEILSAPVSYWEIVIAYVGAAASKSILLGVIILATAGLFVPLHILHPFWMVLFLVLTAITFSLFGFVIGIWADSFEKLQLVPLLIITPLTFLGGSFYSVDMLPPAWRVVTLFNPIVYLVSGFRWSFYGIADVHVGVSLGATSLFLVILLAIVAWMFRTGYKLKN; encoded by the coding sequence ATGAACCTGCATGGCATCCGCGCGATCTACCGCGCAGAAATGGCCCGCACGCGCCGCACGCTGATGCAGAGCATCATCGCGCCGGTGATCTCGACGTCGCTGTATTTCGTCGTGTTCGGCTCCGCGATCGGCTCGCGCATCAGCGACGTGAACGGCATCGGCTACGGCTCGTTCATCGTGCCGGGGCTCGTGATGCTGTCGCTGCTGTCGCAGAGCATCTCGAACGCGTCGTTCGGCATCTACTTCCCGCGCTTCACGGGCACGATCTACGAGATCCTCTCCGCGCCCGTGTCGTACTGGGAGATCGTGATCGCGTACGTGGGCGCGGCCGCGTCGAAGTCGATCCTGCTCGGCGTGATCATCCTCGCGACGGCCGGCCTGTTCGTGCCGCTGCACATCCTGCATCCGTTCTGGATGGTGCTGTTCCTCGTGCTGACGGCGATCACGTTCAGCCTGTTCGGCTTCGTGATCGGCATCTGGGCCGACAGCTTCGAGAAGCTGCAGCTCGTGCCGCTGCTGATCATCACGCCGCTCACGTTCCTCGGCGGCAGCTTCTACTCGGTCGACATGCTGCCGCCCGCGTGGCGCGTCGTCACGCTGTTCAACCCGATCGTCTACCTGGTCAGCGGCTTCCGCTGGTCGTTCTACGGGATCGCCGACGTGCACGTGGGCGTCAGCCTCGGCGCGACGTCGCTGTTCCTCGTGATCCTGCTGGCGATCGTCGCATGGATGTTCCGCACCGGCTACAAGCTGAAGAATTGA
- a CDS encoding ABC transporter ATP-binding protein: MQPILSVSDLSKTYASGFQALKHVTLDIRPGEIFALLGPNGAGKTTLIGSICGIVTPTEGRVTVGGHDIRDQYRAARELIGLVPQELTTDAFETVWATVSFSRGLFGKAPDPAYIEKTLKALSLWDKRDNKLMTLSGGMKRRVMIAKALSHEPRILFLDEPTAGVDVELRRDMWKLVDSLRDNGVTILLTTHYIEEAEEMADRIGIILGGELVLVEEKHELMRKLGKKQLTVQLEHPLADVPPALAPFGLERADDGAALVYTYDSQRDDASIAKLINALGSAGIGFRDLHTTQSSLEDIFVSLIDNRRNGLQGA, from the coding sequence ATGCAACCGATCCTTTCCGTCTCCGACCTCTCCAAGACTTACGCGTCCGGCTTCCAGGCGCTGAAGCACGTGACCCTCGACATCCGCCCCGGCGAGATCTTCGCGTTGCTCGGGCCGAACGGCGCCGGCAAGACGACGCTGATCGGCTCGATCTGCGGCATCGTCACGCCGACCGAAGGCCGCGTGACGGTCGGCGGCCACGACATCCGCGATCAATACCGCGCGGCCCGCGAACTGATCGGCCTCGTGCCGCAGGAACTGACGACCGACGCGTTCGAGACCGTCTGGGCGACCGTGTCGTTCAGCCGCGGCCTGTTCGGCAAGGCGCCCGATCCCGCGTACATCGAGAAGACGCTGAAGGCGCTGTCGCTGTGGGACAAGCGCGACAACAAGCTGATGACGCTGTCGGGCGGCATGAAGCGCCGCGTGATGATCGCGAAGGCGCTGTCGCACGAGCCGCGCATCCTGTTCCTCGACGAACCGACGGCCGGCGTCGACGTCGAGCTGCGCCGCGACATGTGGAAGCTCGTCGATTCGCTGCGCGACAACGGCGTGACGATCCTGCTGACCACGCACTACATCGAGGAAGCCGAGGAAATGGCCGACCGGATCGGCATCATCCTCGGCGGCGAGCTCGTGCTCGTCGAGGAAAAGCACGAACTGATGCGCAAGCTCGGCAAGAAGCAGCTCACGGTGCAGCTCGAGCACCCGCTCGCGGACGTGCCGCCCGCACTCGCGCCGTTCGGCCTCGAACGCGCGGACGACGGCGCCGCGCTCGTCTACACGTACGACTCGCAGCGCGACGACGCGAGCATCGCGAAGCTGATCAACGCGCTCGGCTCGGCCGGCATCGGCTTCCGCGACCTGCACACGACGCAGAGCTCGCTCGAGGACATTTTCGTCAGCCTGATCGACAACCGCCGCAACGGCCTGCAAGGAGCCTGA
- a CDS encoding cupin domain-containing protein, with translation MSLIDFKSVAAAQAVAWKSTIVGEVGPARIKVLRMDAQAYEAEVHDYNEGLLVLDGRMMLEVAGETVVVEAGQMYLALAGTLHAVLPGSHGTLAIIDV, from the coding sequence ATGTCTTTGATCGATTTCAAATCCGTGGCGGCGGCGCAGGCCGTCGCGTGGAAATCCACGATCGTCGGCGAGGTGGGGCCGGCGAGGATCAAGGTGCTGCGCATGGATGCGCAAGCCTACGAAGCGGAAGTACACGACTACAACGAGGGGCTGCTGGTGCTCGACGGCCGGATGATGCTCGAGGTCGCGGGCGAGACGGTCGTGGTCGAGGCCGGGCAGATGTACCTGGCGCTGGCCGGAACCCTTCATGCGGTGCTGCCGGGCAGCCACGGCACGCTCGCGATCATCGATGTGTAA
- a CDS encoding DUF2957 domain-containing protein: MICIPEWRKAILSCAVLALPFVAGCGGGDDPGPINVPQCSGSACGPSGAETTPPVVTKLCPDALDYTTTYTGGAGSGEYVKVKFDTTKLTYQMQFLDSSVPTSAGQVNDTRAGLTISGAFHHPTNLPTAEQNRCAFVLDSGATSDGKYAVTIKRTDPPMLFVGNGVVGGGIPGATIQFDGIPLAPGLFIGTVPSRTFDFYPFIGFTDTETDFAKVAGVYNEVGIHLSPTGSSFQTATPQGWQPDVVNWNQTFNADGTCTITSGSDYSCQTTGTPWTLRKNTDGSADNVFVSGANPGMPYPSAGQEQPLVLLSPTQAHGVMIVGKLNGVLVPIVIRVGYSHADASNLLASVADAEVGISMLSPAQPVAANALKGGFIGATSASACGVVTSNGLYGAPGNSGPSFNSLKPHPDLPGTFNGTFFMPEAGNCTDGTAVSTLAANYTSTLFQGATAAFIDPQTSSVTSQFALDYTQATPGKIKITASQDFNAKGANGNVAIFSKGDTGWLVTAGNVYAMVVNNSKINPFFTVGAFVQ; encoded by the coding sequence ATGATTTGCATTCCTGAATGGCGGAAGGCGATTTTGTCGTGCGCGGTACTGGCGCTGCCGTTCGTCGCCGGTTGCGGCGGCGGTGACGATCCGGGGCCGATCAATGTGCCGCAGTGCTCGGGGAGCGCATGCGGGCCGAGCGGGGCTGAAACGACACCGCCGGTCGTGACGAAGCTGTGTCCGGACGCGCTTGATTACACGACGACGTATACGGGCGGCGCAGGTAGCGGCGAGTACGTGAAGGTGAAGTTCGACACGACGAAGCTCACCTATCAGATGCAGTTCCTCGACTCGTCCGTGCCGACGTCGGCCGGGCAGGTCAACGACACGCGCGCGGGCCTGACCATCAGCGGCGCCTTCCATCATCCGACCAATCTGCCGACCGCCGAGCAGAACCGCTGCGCGTTCGTGCTCGACAGCGGCGCGACGAGCGACGGCAAGTATGCGGTGACGATCAAGCGCACCGATCCGCCGATGCTGTTCGTCGGCAATGGCGTGGTCGGCGGCGGGATTCCGGGTGCGACGATCCAGTTCGACGGCATTCCGCTCGCGCCGGGCCTCTTTATCGGCACCGTGCCGTCGCGCACGTTCGATTTCTATCCGTTTATCGGCTTTACTGACACCGAGACCGATTTCGCGAAGGTGGCCGGCGTCTACAACGAGGTCGGCATTCATCTGTCGCCGACCGGCAGCAGCTTTCAGACCGCAACCCCGCAGGGCTGGCAGCCGGATGTTGTGAACTGGAACCAGACATTCAATGCGGACGGCACGTGCACGATCACGTCGGGCAGCGACTACTCGTGCCAGACGACCGGTACGCCGTGGACGCTGCGCAAGAACACGGACGGCAGCGCCGATAACGTGTTCGTGAGCGGCGCGAATCCCGGCATGCCCTATCCGTCGGCCGGCCAGGAGCAGCCGCTCGTGCTGCTGTCGCCGACCCAGGCGCATGGCGTGATGATCGTCGGCAAGCTGAACGGTGTGCTGGTGCCGATCGTGATTCGCGTCGGCTACTCGCATGCCGACGCGAGCAACCTGCTGGCGTCGGTCGCCGACGCGGAAGTCGGCATCTCGATGCTGTCTCCCGCGCAGCCGGTCGCGGCCAATGCGCTCAAGGGCGGTTTCATCGGTGCGACGAGCGCGTCCGCATGCGGGGTGGTGACGTCCAACGGCCTGTATGGCGCGCCGGGGAATTCGGGGCCGAGCTTCAATAGCCTGAAGCCGCATCCGGACCTGCCCGGCACGTTCAACGGCACGTTCTTCATGCCCGAGGCCGGAAATTGCACGGACGGCACCGCCGTGTCGACGCTTGCCGCGAACTACACGTCGACGCTGTTCCAGGGCGCCACCGCGGCATTCATCGATCCGCAGACGTCGTCGGTTACGTCGCAGTTCGCGCTCGACTATACGCAGGCGACGCCCGGCAAGATCAAGATCACGGCCTCGCAGGACTTCAACGCGAAGGGGGCGAACGGCAACGTGGCGATCTTCAGCAAGGGCGACACGGGCTGGCTCGTGACGGCGGGGAACGTCTACGCGATGGTCGTCAACAACAGCAAGATCAACCCGTTCTTCACGGTCGGCGCGTTCGTCCAGTGA
- a CDS encoding DUF2957 domain-containing protein translates to MNVKNWMAAVSLAPVLAACGGDGDPPPAPVVRLCPQTIDYNTVFIGGSGSGELVKVQLDTTKMTYRMTYLASPVPTTTGTVQPTRDTAPANVVDGTLADETGLPTVKLNQCTFRMQNASLDPNRPARLFLGEGVLGGAIPGATIQFNGVIGVGKIPQTTFPYYPFISFSSLETDLTKIAGKYNQLGYHQVPSQSFQPVALDQQVTINADGSYVETDNFGKKNGGQPLASSATVNQPFTLRPDAPAFQSLNYLPQIPPTLAAVDPAKAGKGILIVGKLRNQLVPIFIRTGAANADLTQGPPSADDESGISLLSPQTAIAQGSQNGEYTGVDSAFNYRATALVGAQATLLDPFNASQAALTRALNLDYTQKMPGVVTTVHADAASGPATGKFVFTGGVFGFLDMNDTSNPYFTVGAFVQ, encoded by the coding sequence ATGAATGTGAAGAATTGGATGGCTGCGGTGTCGCTCGCGCCCGTGCTGGCCGCCTGCGGCGGCGACGGCGACCCGCCGCCCGCACCGGTGGTCCGGCTGTGCCCGCAGACGATCGACTACAACACGGTGTTCATCGGCGGCTCCGGTTCGGGCGAACTGGTGAAGGTGCAGCTCGACACGACGAAGATGACGTACCGGATGACGTATCTCGCATCGCCGGTGCCGACCACCACGGGCACCGTGCAGCCGACGCGCGACACGGCGCCGGCCAACGTGGTCGACGGCACGCTCGCGGACGAAACGGGGCTGCCGACCGTGAAGCTGAACCAGTGCACGTTCCGGATGCAGAACGCGAGCCTCGACCCGAACCGGCCCGCGCGGCTGTTCCTCGGCGAGGGCGTGCTGGGCGGCGCGATTCCCGGCGCGACGATCCAGTTCAACGGCGTGATCGGCGTCGGCAAGATTCCGCAGACGACGTTCCCGTACTACCCGTTCATCAGCTTCTCGTCGCTGGAAACCGACCTGACGAAGATCGCCGGCAAGTACAACCAGCTCGGCTATCACCAGGTGCCGTCGCAGAGCTTCCAGCCGGTGGCGCTTGACCAGCAGGTCACGATCAACGCGGACGGCAGCTACGTCGAGACCGACAACTTCGGCAAGAAGAACGGCGGGCAGCCGCTCGCGTCGAGCGCGACCGTGAACCAGCCGTTCACGTTGCGTCCGGATGCGCCGGCGTTCCAGTCGCTCAACTACCTGCCGCAGATTCCGCCGACGCTCGCGGCGGTCGATCCGGCGAAGGCGGGCAAGGGGATCCTGATCGTCGGCAAGCTGCGCAACCAGCTCGTGCCGATCTTCATCCGCACCGGCGCTGCCAACGCGGACCTCACGCAAGGCCCGCCGAGCGCGGATGACGAATCGGGCATCTCGCTCCTGAGCCCGCAGACGGCGATCGCGCAAGGCTCGCAGAACGGCGAATACACGGGTGTCGACAGCGCGTTCAACTACCGCGCGACCGCGCTCGTCGGCGCGCAGGCCACGCTGCTCGATCCGTTCAATGCGTCGCAGGCCGCGCTCACGCGTGCGCTGAACCTCGACTACACGCAGAAGATGCCGGGCGTCGTGACGACCGTGCATGCGGACGCGGCGTCGGGGCCGGCGACCGGCAAGTTCGTGTTCACCGGCGGCGTATTCGGGTTCCTCGACATGAACGATACGAGCAACCCGTACTTCACGGTCGGCGCATTCGTGCAGTGA
- a CDS encoding OmpW/AlkL family protein: protein MKKLIVAGVVAGVSTLASAQQAGDNVATLGWLHIMPQDSTNGLTTNLAGMPINGPLRLPGSFTSPGTSLTVNNADTVGLTLTHFFTDHIAVTSVLGVPPEFTLTGHGSIRPPGPAGALGSVNMDDPANQPAVKNARQWSPTIILQYYFNSSTARFRPFVGIGVAYSWFSNIELNGNFAKDINENLGSVLAAGAGKPGATSVEGKASSSFTPVYNVGASYAIDKHWGVTATLTYMPLKTYSSLVIKAADGSTLATTRTKLKADPLITFVGISYKF from the coding sequence ATGAAGAAGCTGATTGTCGCGGGTGTCGTCGCAGGCGTGTCGACGCTCGCATCGGCCCAGCAGGCGGGCGACAACGTCGCGACGCTGGGCTGGCTGCACATCATGCCGCAGGATTCGACCAACGGGCTGACGACGAATCTTGCCGGCATGCCGATCAACGGGCCGCTGCGCCTGCCTGGGTCGTTCACGTCGCCGGGCACGAGCCTGACGGTCAACAACGCCGATACCGTCGGCCTCACGCTCACGCACTTCTTCACCGACCATATCGCGGTGACGTCGGTGCTCGGCGTACCGCCCGAGTTCACGCTGACCGGGCACGGCTCGATCCGGCCGCCCGGCCCGGCCGGTGCGCTCGGCAGCGTCAACATGGACGATCCGGCGAATCAGCCGGCGGTGAAGAACGCACGGCAGTGGAGCCCGACGATCATTCTGCAGTACTACTTCAATTCGTCGACGGCGCGGTTCCGCCCGTTCGTCGGGATCGGCGTGGCGTACAGCTGGTTCAGCAACATCGAACTGAACGGCAACTTCGCGAAGGACATCAACGAGAACCTCGGCAGCGTGCTCGCGGCCGGCGCCGGCAAGCCCGGCGCGACGTCGGTGGAGGGCAAGGCGTCGTCGTCGTTCACGCCCGTCTACAACGTCGGCGCGAGCTATGCGATCGACAAGCACTGGGGCGTAACGGCGACGCTGACCTACATGCCGCTGAAGACCTACTCGTCGCTGGTAATCAAGGCGGCTGACGGCTCGACGCTCGCGACCACGCGCACGAAGTTGAAGGCCGACCCGCTGATCACGTTCGTCGGGATTTCCTACAAGTTCTGA
- a CDS encoding MGDG synthase family glycosyltransferase, which translates to MSKQNKKILLLSVSAGAGHTRAAEAIRAFADHHPAGIEATHLDVMDFVSTGFRKLYTDLYIKLVSSQPALWGYLYQKTDEVDPAAPSQKIRRAIERLNCRALLAEIERQRPDAIICTHFLPAELLSREIRKGRVDTPVWVQVTDFDLHSMWVVPNMRGYFAANDEIAWRMHARGMAPDTVHVSGIPIMPAFGQPLDRAACAAEFGLDPARPTFLMMSGGAGLGGLDVLAARLLEMDADFQLIALAGKNKAMLASLQELAAQHPGRLFPQGFTQQVERLMACADLVITKPGGLTTSECLAMQLPMIVNSPIPGQEERNADFLLEQGVALKAIDDDALVYRIHALLQTPERLADMRRRLAPLGRPLAGRFVLDRVLGLEPAA; encoded by the coding sequence ATGTCAAAGCAAAACAAGAAGATCCTCCTCCTGAGCGTCAGTGCCGGCGCCGGCCATACCCGAGCGGCCGAAGCGATCCGCGCGTTCGCCGACCACCATCCCGCCGGCATCGAAGCCACCCACCTGGACGTGATGGATTTCGTGTCCACCGGCTTCCGCAAGCTGTACACCGATCTCTACATCAAGCTCGTCAGCAGCCAGCCGGCGCTGTGGGGCTACCTGTACCAGAAGACCGACGAGGTCGACCCCGCCGCACCGTCGCAGAAGATCCGGCGCGCGATCGAGCGGCTCAATTGCCGGGCGCTGCTCGCGGAGATCGAACGACAGCGCCCGGACGCGATCATCTGCACGCACTTCCTGCCCGCCGAACTGCTGTCGCGCGAGATCCGCAAGGGGCGCGTCGATACGCCGGTGTGGGTGCAGGTCACCGATTTCGACCTGCACAGCATGTGGGTCGTGCCGAACATGCGCGGCTATTTCGCGGCCAACGACGAGATCGCGTGGCGCATGCATGCGCGCGGCATGGCGCCCGACACGGTGCACGTCAGCGGCATCCCGATCATGCCGGCGTTCGGCCAGCCGCTCGATCGCGCGGCCTGCGCAGCCGAATTCGGCCTCGATCCCGCGCGCCCGACGTTCCTGATGATGTCCGGCGGCGCGGGCCTCGGCGGGCTCGACGTGCTGGCCGCGCGCCTGCTCGAGATGGATGCCGACTTCCAATTGATCGCGCTGGCCGGCAAGAACAAGGCGATGCTGGCGTCGTTGCAAGAACTTGCCGCGCAGCATCCAGGCCGGCTGTTTCCGCAGGGCTTCACGCAGCAGGTCGAACGCCTGATGGCCTGTGCCGACCTCGTGATCACGAAGCCAGGTGGCCTGACGACGTCCGAATGTCTCGCGATGCAGCTGCCGATGATCGTCAACTCGCCGATTCCGGGCCAGGAAGAGCGCAATGCGGATTTCCTGCTCGAACAGGGTGTTGCGCTGAAGGCGATCGACGACGACGCGCTTGTCTACCGGATCCACGCGTTGCTGCAGACGCCCGAGCGTCTTGCCGACATGCGTCGCCGTCTCGCGCCGCTCGGGCGGCCGCTGGCCGGCCGGTTCGTGCTCGATCGCGTGCTGGGTCTGGAGCCGGCTGCATGA
- a CDS encoding dual specificity protein phosphatase family protein, with product MKIAVIAALAVTLAGLVQPAHADPASEVSARPIKWAQSVTDAHVNNLHRITPTLYRSAQLSRSDVPELQKLGIRKVISFRSFHADDTILAGTQIRMQRIRINTWDIRDEDMVAALKALRTADQDGPVLIHCQHGADRTGLVSALYRMVYQGWTREQALDELQHGGYGFHPIWQNITNYLKNVDVERLKREVNSG from the coding sequence ATGAAAATCGCCGTCATTGCCGCGCTCGCCGTCACGCTTGCCGGGCTCGTGCAGCCGGCCCACGCGGACCCGGCCTCCGAGGTGTCCGCCCGGCCGATCAAATGGGCGCAGAGCGTGACCGATGCGCATGTGAACAACCTGCATCGCATTACGCCGACGCTGTACCGCAGTGCCCAGCTGTCGCGCTCGGACGTGCCGGAACTGCAGAAGCTCGGCATCCGCAAGGTCATCAGCTTTCGTTCGTTTCACGCGGACGACACCATCCTGGCCGGCACGCAGATCAGGATGCAGCGCATCCGGATCAACACGTGGGACATCCGCGATGAGGACATGGTCGCTGCATTGAAGGCGCTGCGCACGGCCGACCAGGACGGCCCGGTGCTGATCCACTGCCAGCACGGCGCAGATCGTACGGGGCTCGTGTCGGCGCTGTACCGGATGGTGTATCAGGGCTGGACGCGCGAGCAGGCGCTCGATGAGCTGCAGCACGGCGGCTACGGGTTCCATCCGATCTGGCAGAACATTACGAACTACCTGAAAAACGTCGACGTCGAGCGTTTGAAGCGGGAAGTGAACAGCGGCTGA